The following coding sequences are from one Candidatus Hydrogenedentota bacterium window:
- a CDS encoding HEAT repeat domain-containing protein, with protein sequence MPKKDPSQDGLRELRAMEADDPSPEGIAKLHTLIAHRSNHVVGRAARLAGLWQAESLIPELITAFRRFLQDPVKTDPGCAAKQPIIEALDLLGNGDASVYFEAVRHIQREPAFGPPIDTAASVRGAGGHALLNLRHPDAWLVMAALLNDREHPTRRMAVESLGLSETHEAELLLRMKVHGGDEEPDISSLALQSLMKCAPDRSLDFVKRYLRGDEPDMLSGAAMAIGEARLPDSFAILRAAMEGPGARHHRYAFYLPLALTREPEAFEVLLEALREERRHEALAAVKALAVFFGDPERVARVEAVVSARGERDLVELFERLRDGDA encoded by the coding sequence ATGCCGAAGAAAGATCCCAGCCAGGATGGCCTCCGCGAACTTCGCGCCATGGAGGCCGACGACCCGAGCCCCGAGGGCATCGCGAAGCTGCACACCCTCATTGCGCACCGGAGCAACCATGTTGTCGGGCGCGCGGCGCGGCTGGCGGGGCTGTGGCAGGCGGAGTCCCTGATTCCCGAGCTGATTACGGCTTTCCGGCGATTCCTGCAGGATCCCGTAAAGACGGACCCCGGCTGCGCGGCCAAGCAGCCCATCATCGAAGCACTGGACCTGCTGGGCAATGGGGACGCATCGGTCTATTTCGAAGCCGTTCGCCATATCCAGCGCGAGCCCGCCTTTGGCCCGCCCATCGATACGGCGGCGAGCGTGCGGGGCGCCGGGGGCCACGCCCTACTGAACCTGCGCCACCCGGATGCCTGGCTCGTCATGGCGGCCCTGCTGAACGACCGCGAACACCCCACACGGCGCATGGCGGTGGAAAGCCTGGGCCTTTCCGAAACCCATGAAGCGGAACTGCTCCTGCGAATGAAGGTCCACGGGGGCGATGAGGAGCCGGACATTTCGTCGCTCGCGCTCCAGTCGCTGATGAAATGCGCGCCGGACCGTTCTCTCGATTTCGTGAAGCGTTACCTGCGCGGAGACGAACCCGACATGCTCTCGGGCGCGGCGATGGCCATCGGCGAGGCGCGCCTGCCGGATTCCTTTGCCATATTGCGGGCCGCGATGGAGGGGCCCGGCGCCCGGCACCACCGCTACGCCTTTTATCTGCCTCTGGCGCTGACCCGCGAGCCGGAAGCCTTCGAGGTGCTGCTGGAAGCCCTGCGCGAGGAGCGGCGCCACGAGGCCCTCGCGGCGGTGAAGGCCCTGGCCGTTTTCTTTGGCGATCCCGAGCGCGTTGCCCGCGTGGAGGCGGTCGTGTCGGCCCGGGGGGAACGGGATCTGGTGGAACTGTTCGAGCGCCTGCGGGACGGCGACGCGTGA